TCGTCTAACACATGCTCTCTATAaatccatagaacaagcatatcaaatcaagtcaatgcaaataataacaaatagtatgtgatttagggaaactcaagtccaaaccgactcaagtcgatctcccaataccacattgacttatatctTTCATTTGTTGCCGGGGGCTAAAGCAATATCgattctgaactcaagactgtctctgtaaatctgaaacgatatatagagaatcataatatcaatattccattctcaattcaacactgaatctgattaatctggatttaattcaaatcatcggCATAACGATACAaactcagtatccccgtcaataccatatcaacagacatcaattacaaatcataactcatatccgatataatctgtaattcattcataatccaaatctgtccgatttcaactcaataataatcagaaaatcataacaattccataatcagtctgtttcttaatctgacttcgattctacgatgtctagcatgccaagaacatcatatatgaattctattcaattctgacaatatcataatttcaagacatgtcaaaacttaacaaaacttacgtccagttgtagcatgcgttgatagaaacacagtatcgaagtcggattcaaaatcggacggacgaatttctcacaaaaggcatAGGGATTTTCTATAACTTCACAGAGACTTTTTCTCGATTCTTTTCTGATTCTGAAGGATTTTCGTACGTTCTCGGgttatctcgcgcatatgcgcggatacacgtcgcgcatatgcgcgaggctctctggacatggcctgcacagctcgcgcatatgcgcgcgcacccaccgtgcatatgcgcgagactctctgccCACTTCGCGCATGTTCGcatctcatgtcgcgcatgtgcgcgagaggtactgtcctcgcacataattcattTCACGCCGACTCAAATCGTGTCCCGGTTAATCCTTTTATAATCACCTTGAATTATAACTCAATACTCGTTAATTAACAGTGATTAATTCTCGGACATTACATTATTCATCTCGGAATTGTCTAAAGTCAAACGCGGTTAATTTTGAACTTCTTAAGTGACGAGCTCCCGAAAAAAATATGTATCTTGATGATATGAGTATTAtctatcaaatattttaattcatctTCAACTACATATTCTCGTAACTGAACAATTTTAGAATATCTCTCATTCTGATGTGATATCGGTTCATTCGTGTTCTTATCGTCTAAAATCTTGCCAAAATCCGCTCATTGTTCGTACAACATCGTTGCACCGACGATTACCCCGCGGCCGTGGACGTCCCAATAAATGCTGAATTATATTCGAACTTCTAATGAAATCTGCCTTCCTaagctaaatttttttaaatatatttatttagacaaatttaatttttttcagctaaatataaaatttataggTAACTAATTACACATtacttataaattttttatgatgaaaaataaaattgagtagtaaataaataaataaatttaagtgCCACTATAACGCGTTTActtcaacaaaaaaaatcttaaatgtCATGCaaagaaattgtgatttttcaaaCTATTACTTGatggaaaatatttatatttttttagaaattttaatttaatggagttttttttttaaaaaaataaaattttatttaattttgtcttAATTATACGTAATAttccatatattttttattttttaaaaagaagcATACACTTCATCATATATcgccatcatatcatattataattAAGTAGATGAATTCAAAGAAATTATTTATGCACACTAGCGAGATAATTTATCATAATATGATGATGCAAGGGGACGCTTACGAAATTTGATTCGAGTTAGATGAATTGATTTGAAGAATACATTGGAAATATATCTAAAATCGGTGTAATTTGTAATCCAAATCGTTCATCGATGTAAAACGTAGCCTTTCGAAGAATCATGGAAATGCCCAATGCATATTTGGCCCATCCATCGCCATAGTGGATTTCTATTCAATCCAAATAACAGAGCAATCCCAAGCTCAAACTATTCTATAATTTTCAGATGAGCAAAACACGATTTCCTTCTTCTGCGTCTCAGAAAGCACATAATTTCCAGTTGTTCGGGAATGAAACAAAGCCAAGCTCTTTAATACAGTGTAATACATATTCAATCAAAAGAAGATTAATCCAAGTTTAAATAGAAAAGATTCCTTATTTTTTTCATCAcaaatcattcaacacaaaatccCATTCACCTGCAGAGAGACAAATCAAAGTTCAAAAATCACAACTTCCTAATATCTCAACCGCATGTTACGTTCAATATGCAAGTAACTAAGTGCGCAACGATATCAAGATCCCAACAAGTCACTACAATGGAGACACAGTTCATATGTTACAAAACCCTGTAGACACAAAACAAATGTGTACCCACTTATTTACAGCCATGCCCCGAACCAGCACCTACATTCCTGCAGATGGCAATGCAGCCATAAAGGAGTTGTAAGACGACTCCAGATCAAAGTGTAGCTGCCGTGCCTGCTGCTCAGTCAGCTCATCAGCAGCACCCATTTTCGAAAGTCTGACAATCCATTCCTTCATCTTGGTTTTGCCCTCGAAATCAGGTGGCAGTATCGACAGCTTATTGAGAGAAGCAGCTAGATCAGACAACAATGGATGGACCTGATCAACAGCAACCATGTTCAGTTTTAAGGAATCCATAGCCGTAATGAAATTTTGTACACACTCTGCAACAGTGGCAGCTGAGGTTGTGGCTGATACTGCTGAAGCTGCCCGGTGCTCAATAGTGGCAGGAACACCTGAAGTCACAAGCCGATTCAGGGCAGCAGGGCAGTCCATTTTATATGTATCATGGAACCGCTCAATACT
This window of the Primulina tabacum isolate GXHZ01 chromosome 4, ASM2559414v2, whole genome shotgun sequence genome carries:
- the LOC142542648 gene encoding vacuolar protein sorting-associated protein 28 homolog 1, whose protein sequence is MEVKLWNDKREREMYDNFAELFAIIKATEKLEKAYVRDIISPAEYETECQKLITHFKTLSSTVRDIVPSIERFHDTYKMDCPAALNRLVTSGVPATIEHRAASAVSATTSAATVAECVQNFITAMDSLKLNMVAVDQVHPLLSDLAASLNKLSILPPDFEGKTKMKEWIVRLSKMGAADELTEQQARQLHFDLESSYNSFMAALPSAGM